CTGTGCATTACATTATTCATGAGCTTCGTTCTCATTATCCAGCAGATGTTCTTGAATTTTGCACAAAGTTTTACAACTTCTGTGAACTAAAGACTTTGTGCTTTGCCGGTGATCTCTTTTGCTAAAATGAGGAGGGGGGGACCCCAGGTTAGGAGTCACTGAGTAAAAGTTATCCTTCCCACTGTAGAGAATCAAAAGGGGCAAAAAAATTCCAGGTTGAAATGATGGCTGGGCCTTTTCTCCACAGTTCACGTTCTTTTGGTACCTGTGTGGGATTTCTGGGTACCCCACTGTTACAGTCTGAAAACATACATATTAGGCTAATCAAAAATTAGATATGAGTGACACCTGTAAATATGTCTTTGACACTGAATCAGTCTGTTGTCAAGCTCAGTGCTTAAGATTGAAAATATCGGTTTGTCTTTCAGTGGAGACAGTCAGAGTAAGAAGATCTTGAATGAAAAAGAGTTGGTTAATTGATAAAAAGCAGACgtctaaatgaaatattgaaTGTTTGAcaatttctgtgtttgttcaCTCAGGAATTCCTGTCACAGAATTTCTACAAAAACACAAGTCAAACCTGAAGAAGAGGTtcgagtgtgtgtttgaggggatcgctaaagcaggaaacccaacccttctgaaccagatctacacagagatctacatcacagagggagagACTGCACAGGTCAATGaggaacatgaggtcagacagattgaaacagcatccaggaaaccagacagaccagaaacaaccatcagacaagaagacatctttaaactcccacctggaagagatgaaccagtcagaacagtgatgacgaagggagtggctggcattgggaaaactgtcttaacacagaagttcactctggactgggctgaagacaaaaccaaccaggacatccagttgacatttccactgactttcagagagctgaatgtgctgaaagagaagaagttcagcttggtggaacttgttcatcacttctttactgaaaccaaagaagcagaaatctgcagctttgaagagttccaggttgtcttcatctttgatggtctggatgagagtcgacttcctctggacttccacaacaatgagaccctgactgatgttacacaGTCCACCTCtctggatgtgctgctgactaacctcatcagggggaaactgcttccctctgctcgcctctggataaccacacgacctgcagcagccaatcagatccctcctgactgtgttggcatggtgacagaggtcagagggttcactgacccacagaaggaggagtacttcaggaagaggttcacAGACAAGAAacaggccagcaggatcatctcccacatgaagacatcacgaagcctccacatcatgtgccacatcccagtcttctgctggatcactgctacagttctggaggatgtgctgaaaaccagagagggaggagagctgcccaagaccctgactgagatgtacatccacttcctggtggttCAGGCCAAAGTgaagaaggtcaagtatgatggaggagctgagacagatccacactggagtccagagagcaggaagatgattgagtctctgggaaaactggcttttgatcagctgcagaaaggaaacctgatcttctatgaatcagacctgacagagtgtggcatcgatatcacagcagcctcagtttactcaggagtgttcacacagatcttcaaagaggagagaggactgtaccaggagaaggtgttcagcttcatccatctgagtgttcaggagtttctggctgctcttcatgtctgtctgaccttcatcaactCTGGAGTCAACCTGATGGAAGAGGAGCAAACAccatctgaaatatttgaacggaataaaaaatatgaagagcCAAAGCTCTACCAGAGTGCTGTGGACcaggccttacagagtccaaatggacatctggacttgttcctccgcttcctcctgggCCTTTCTCTGCAGACCAACcagagtctcctacgaggcctgatgacacagaTGGGAAGTAGCTCAGAGACCAATCAGGAAGcagtccagtacatcaagaagaagatcagtgagaatgtgtctgcagagagaagcatcaatctgttccactgtctgaatgaactgaatgatcgttctctGGTGGAGGAGATCCAACAGTATCTGAGATCAGGACGTTTGTCCACAGATAATCtttctcctgctcagtggtcagctctggtcttcatcttaCTGACATCAGAAGAAGATCTTGTGTTTGACCTGAAGAAATACTCTGCTTCAGAGGAGGCTCTGCTGAGactgctgccagtggtcaaagcctccaaGAAAGCTCTGTAAGTGGATTTATTAAAgagacattgtgtaagaattactgccatctaacATATAGCACATTCTAGcttctcactttctcaaacacgtatTGCAACAACGGTAGCCGTCGTATCTGAAAAGGCTCGACAACCCCCACCAAAGCATGGTACCATTAACATACCAGCAGCCCGACTTCTGCCCCTCCACAATACCAGTACACGTGTGACCACCACAAAACAAACACCAGTAACACAGTTACTCTATTTCAGAGCTAACAATCTGTCTAGCAGGGAAAACATCTGGTGGATGGAAATTCACGGTCAGATATGGTTCCTGTGTTTAGAAGGATAATGGTTCTCACAGGGCGAACAGATCCCAACAGGGGAACTGGCCTTGACACAGCACCAGCTTTTtgtcccagtaaaaaccagcttataaagccttcccactgGCTTTTAATCCAGCTTTACCACGACTGAAATCTGGCGTTTACCGTGACGATGAAAGCAACTGAAACCACATAAACATGTCAACACtgtcttaaaaacaacaaatgaaaaaagttagctgTAGGCTCATTTGGGCAGTACTGTTAATTGTTGAGGAGAAAGCTGCAGCTTtagcatcccttttaaaatctttctccttattGAGCTCCTATCTGGAGAACGCTAGCCCAatgttttgtcctttttgtgtcgtctggtcacgctgccttttaagtccctttttttagcttttttggtGATGGTGAAAACggctcctgtgctgctgctgcatatgcatggtcctggatttttgtgaataacagtTTAACAGATATTCTACCTTGCCAGGGTAGTAAGCCTCTCTCGTTCATGTTCACCTCCCACGTCACAATCATTGTGCGCTGGCTCGCAGGGAAAATGCATAGTTGGTGTATTTTGTCCCTTGATggcagctgtagtttcaagatggcttACCCatcatatgtatgaacaaatctaaacatttttgCTTACGAGAATGTGTCCGATCCTTAGCGGAGGTCAAAATACACCAATGATGACACATATATACGAGCAGACATTGATTTTGGTcagtaaacagaaaatgttgcacaatgtccctttaaatttttttattttttacatgacaaAATCAAACCTTTTATATGGAATTTGTCCTCAGGTTGAGCTGCTGTAAcctctcagagagaagctgtgaagctctgtcctcagttctcagctcaccgtcctccagtctgactgaactggacctgagtaacaacgacctcCGGGATTCAGGGGTGAAGCAGCTGTCTGGTGGACTAAAGAGTCCTTACTGTAAACTTGAAACCCTCAGGTTtggattgttttaaaataatgttttgttattgttgttcaTTTTTACACTGAGTTTTATTGCAAGATATTTAACAAGAAGTCCTTCTTCCTTAACTTCAGTCTTTCAGGTTGTCTGATTACAGAGGATGGCTGTGGTTCTCTGGCCTCGGCTCTAAACTCCAACCCTTCCCATCTGAAAGAGCTGGACCTGAGttacaaccatccaggagactcaggagtaAAGCTTCTGTCTGCAAGACTGGAGGATCCACAATGCAGACTGGACTGTCTCAGGTACAAACATATGTTCAGAACCATAATCTGAGTtttcatcactgcctgtctctCTGACTTTgtataacattttctttaaaaaaaaatgtccacttGGATTTAACGTAGCAAATAAGTAGGATCTTCCTATTGGAAGATTACTGCAGGTTTCAGCTGGTGACAAGACACATCCTGTGTTCGTGGAAAAGacgttagtctgtttaagaagggtcaaattattGGCATCAAGTAGAAAAATCACCTACGCTGTGTGGGAGACATCCCTGGTGGACCACAGGATAGTGAGCCCCAAATCCAGCCACCCCCACCACTCCACCATACCTCATCCAGATGTAGCAGACTGGACAacccccccagggccagcagccccGCATCAGCGTAACCAGCCTGGATCACGGCCCCTGGGGCAACGCCCTCCCCTTGCCCGCCCCCGGTGGTGCCCAGGAAAGAAAGGTGTGTGAGGACTCCATTGGCCTCACCTTCcccgctcatgactgtttgtgtgttgtttgcagttGAAATTGAGGGGTAGTAACCACACTGTACTGGGAGCAAGGCCACCCGAGCAGCCCCACCCGCCATGCATAACATGGCACGCCCCCCAAAAGTTGTCTGTggtgtgttcttgtgttttgatgtctaagtgtaattaaaactgagaggcgccacagggtgcagccaaggaGTCCACTTAGATAGCCCCTTCGCTCCACGCTACATGACGTGCACGTCTCTCAAgaccctatgtgtgtgtgagagagagtggGGAAGGGAAGGGGATTTAAGACCAGAGAGAAGCAAACTTCCTGCCAGAGGATGAGCCGCTGGCAGCAGGAGGCACCCCTGGTCCTCAGACGGCCCCCCAGAGGAggacaggccaggagcagccGTCCCCCACAACGAGGACACACTGTgaccgcagccaatgagccgccaccaaccccagaaggcaCACACCCACCACATGTGGGTGAGGagaggaaggggaggaggacagtgggagagcccaggcccacccaggccTCCCCACAAGTGCATGTGATCCctccccacatacacacctatgtcCCACTCATCTtgacacatacacatacacatacacacacagacacacacacacatacacacacaaacctctCCGTCTCCCATTTAAAAATACCCCAGCATCTTCCTCTACGATCCCCTAAGCCCCACTCAGCCCCCTTTatacccctacacccctcctgcccccgggccataccctgagTCCCGGGgcagcaaccagacaccagggcatgcaccaacctaCCCTGTGACAGCACCCCCGGACGGCCCAGAACCCCTGGCACTAACCTAACCCTCCACCCCGAAGAGAGGGGGCAATGTCCTCTGTCACCACACGGGATTGTTTGGACTTGAACTGTTGCTACTGTCAGAGTAGTTACAGGTATGCTGGTACCTGCCTTTCTGGAGCCTTGTTTATCCCTCGGTGCTACCAGATTAGGTTGATTAAGGATAAATAAACCACAGCTGTCCCAGTTAAAAATGACATTCTCAGAGCATACATAGGGATTTCTTTAAGCTTAAAATATTCActattgaaaatattttaaactattaaatttaaaatattaaattttaaagtgtaaatctAGGAATATTTCTTTGACTGAAGCCCTAGGTCTATATTCACAGATACAGAATAAACAAATCCTTCAGAGACAGTTGAAACCAGATTTTAGCCTGTATTTGTCACATCATGACAGTCGTGTTTCTTCCTGCAGAGTGGATCACAGTGGAGAGCAGAGATTACTACCTGCCCTGAAGAAGTGTAAGTTTCACTAATGATGATGAAATCTAGATGGTGTTTTTAACAACATACCGGTGTGTTTGTCTACGTCTTTATAGAAGACCTCATGtgctttgtctcctttttttctccatcagattTCTGTGAACTTGAAGTGGACACAAACACCGTCAATCCGAAcatcaaactgtctgacaacaacaggaaggtgaccCTGGTGGAGGAGGATCTACTTTATCCGGATCACCCAGACAGATTTGATCACTGCTGGCAGCTGCTGTGTCGAAATGCTCTGACTGGTCGctgttactgggaggtggagtGGAAGGGGTGGCTGGATGTATCGGTGAGTTACAGAGGAATCAGGAGGAGAGGATTCAGTGACGACTGCAGGTTTGGATGGAATGATCAGTCTTGGAGTCTGAACTGCTCTAATGATGGCTTCTACGTCTGGCACAATAACATAAGGACATCGATCACctcctcctctacctcctcTGGCGTAGTCGCtctgtatgtggactgtcctgctggctctttgtccttctacagagtctcctctcactcactgatccacctccactccTTCAACACCACATTCCCTGAACCTCTGTATGCTGGCTTTAGATTTAGGTCACCTGCTTCATCCGTGACTTTGTGTTCTGTGTAGGAAGACGTTTCTGTGGAGGGACAAAATAGTCAATGACTGAGGTCAAGATTTTGATGTTTACACCACTGAACAGGCATGAGCAGATCATAGAAGTGAGATGATCTCTACAACACACAACACTTTTTTCAACCCTATGAATGTCTGCATGTAAAGTTTAAAGATATTTGTTATTCACATGCAGTCCCACATGGGTGCTTGTAGCTCAGGAGGATGTGCGGTCGTCTACAAACCGTAAAGTTAGTGGAATGACTCCATGTCAacgtgtccttgggcaagacactgaactcCACGTTGCCTTGCAAAGTGTCTTAtcagggtatgaatgtgtgagaGGAAAAAGCATTTAGTATATAACagtggtgtgtgagtgtgtgtgaatatgatgTGTAgtttaaaagtgctttgagtgaaTAAACATGTGAATAGAAAAGTGCTATTTAATtaaagtctttttattttagctagCAACACAGGAACTTTGTAGCATATATTGATAAAAGTGAACTGAAATATTCTTCCTGAGTTGAGCCTTTTTATATTGAATAAAATGTGAGTAATATATTTGTCTTTGCTaaatatgtgattaaaaaaaataaagaaaaatctaacaaaaactgTGGTATGCAGATTAATATTTTGTAGTGcatctgtcttctttttctac
The sequence above is drawn from the Melanotaenia boesemani isolate fMelBoe1 chromosome 22, fMelBoe1.pri, whole genome shotgun sequence genome and encodes:
- the LOC121633433 gene encoding NLR family CARD domain-containing protein 3-like; protein product: MKYEETSSWIRTYETCSVMDQCEGSEERVCPSESTLRGQHESKDQRTEQRDPDAEPEPSCVSASASMEHPLAFKSQPPSETEFIQEESESDPQNKTDLDSVFMLLEKNIVSFVKNELKRIHKDLSPDSPESSETQTENEKLLNDEDEAQRKTNRELFLKIMVYFLRQMKQEELADRLQSRIPVTEFLQKHKSNLKKRFECVFEGIAKAGNPTLLNQIYTEIYITEGETAQVNEEHEVRQIETASRKPDRPETTIRQEDIFKLPPGRDEPVRTVMTKGVAGIGKTVLTQKFTLDWAEDKTNQDIQLTFPLTFRELNVLKEKKFSLVELVHHFFTETKEAEICSFEEFQVVFIFDGLDESRLPLDFHNNETLTDVTQSTSLDVLLTNLIRGKLLPSARLWITTRPAAANQIPPDCVGMVTEVRGFTDPQKEEYFRKRFTDKKQASRIISHMKTSRSLHIMCHIPVFCWITATVLEDVLKTREGGELPKTLTEMYIHFLVVQAKVKKVKYDGGAETDPHWSPESRKMIESLGKLAFDQLQKGNLIFYESDLTECGIDITAASVYSGVFTQIFKEERGLYQEKVFSFIHLSVQEFLAALHVCLTFINSGVNLMEEEQTPSEIFERNKKYEEPKLYQSAVDQALQSPNGHLDLFLRFLLGLSLQTNQSLLRGLMTQMGSSSETNQEAVQYIKKKISENVSAERSINLFHCLNELNDRSLVEEIQQYLRSGRLSTDNLSPAQWSALVFILLTSEEDLVFDLKKYSASEEALLRLLPVVKASKKALLSCCNLSERSCEALSSVLSSPSSSLTELDLSNNDLRDSGVKQLSGGLKSPYCKLETLSLSGCLITEDGCGSLASALNSNPSHLKELDLSYNHPGDSGVKLLSARLEDPQCRLDCLRVDHSGEQRLLPALKKYFCELEVDTNTVNPNIKLSDNNRKVTLVEEDLLYPDHPDRFDHCWQLLCRNALTGRCYWEVEWKGWLDVSVSYRGIRRRGFSDDCRFGWNDQSWSLNCSNDGFYVWHNNIRTSITSSSTSSGVVALYVDCPAGSLSFYRVSSHSLIHLHSFNTTFPEPLYAGFRFRSPASSVTLCSV